The following proteins are encoded in a genomic region of Pelodictyon phaeoclathratiforme BU-1:
- the trpS gene encoding tryptophan--tRNA ligase: protein MGTQRILSGMRPTGKLHLGHFTGALESWVEQQNQLDETGARVYETCFLIADYHNLTTSLDTSEIYANTLDMLLDWLAAGVDPEKSPLFRQSQVKEHAELFLIFSMLITSSRLERNPTLKEQIRDLNMESLVYGHLGYPVLQAADILLYKGNVVPVGEDQIPHVEITREVARKFNNHFPHPLLGEVFAEPEPKITKFSRLVGLDGKAKMSKSLGNTILLSDGPEEVLKKMRTAVTDTQKIRKNDPGHPEVCTVFSYHKKFTPEEQLCSIESDCRAGSLGCVDCKKLCAANIAQELAPLIEKRRYYEAHMELVKEILLDGEARAKVIAGQTMQEVRAAMRLGETTCSNHL, encoded by the coding sequence TTGAAAGCTGGGTCGAGCAGCAGAATCAGCTTGACGAAACGGGTGCGAGAGTCTATGAGACCTGCTTTCTCATTGCTGATTATCACAACCTGACGACCTCGCTTGATACCAGCGAGATTTATGCCAACACGCTTGATATGCTGCTCGACTGGCTGGCGGCTGGCGTTGACCCTGAAAAAAGTCCCCTCTTCCGCCAGTCGCAGGTGAAGGAACATGCTGAACTCTTTTTGATTTTTTCCATGCTGATCACCTCTTCGCGTCTCGAAAGAAACCCGACACTGAAGGAGCAGATACGTGATCTGAATATGGAGTCACTGGTATACGGTCATCTCGGTTACCCCGTTCTGCAGGCGGCTGATATCCTCCTCTACAAGGGGAACGTTGTTCCGGTAGGCGAAGATCAGATCCCCCATGTAGAGATTACCCGTGAGGTCGCACGCAAATTCAACAATCACTTTCCTCACCCTCTTCTGGGAGAGGTCTTTGCTGAACCGGAACCAAAAATCACAAAATTTTCCCGTCTGGTTGGCCTCGATGGCAAAGCAAAGATGTCGAAGTCTCTTGGCAATACCATTCTGCTCTCGGACGGCCCCGAAGAGGTGCTGAAAAAAATGCGCACGGCGGTGACGGATACACAGAAAATCCGCAAAAACGATCCAGGGCATCCTGAAGTCTGCACCGTTTTCAGTTATCATAAAAAATTTACCCCGGAGGAACAACTCTGCAGCATAGAGAGTGATTGCCGGGCAGGATCGCTTGGCTGCGTTGACTGTAAAAAACTGTGTGCGGCAAATATTGCACAGGAGCTGGCTCCCCTGATTGAAAAACGCCGCTATTATGAAGCACACATGGAGCTGGTAAAAGAGATTCTTCTTGACGGCGAGGCCAGGGCAAAGGTGATTGCCGGCCAGACCATGCAGGAGGTGAGAGCAGCCATGAGGCTTGGCGAAACAACCTGCAGTAACCATCTGTAA
- a CDS encoding beta-phosphoglucomutase family hydrolase produces MLNNNKQAFIFDMDGVLTDNMRFHADSWVELFSDFGLQGLDAERYLVETAGMKGLDVLRYFLDPQISEREAERLTELKDFLYRVMSRERIKAMPGLGGFLDAAEKRGVQLGIGTGAGPKNIEYVLGLLNMTNTFQAIVDPSQVRHGKPEPDIFLRAASLLNAAPSDCIVFEDALPGVEAARKAGMQCVAVTTTNQADAFSQFDNVLQIIDDFTSLCPDDLLRKLNEKQPMTLL; encoded by the coding sequence ATGCTGAACAACAACAAACAGGCCTTTATTTTCGACATGGATGGCGTGCTGACCGATAATATGCGCTTCCATGCCGATTCATGGGTTGAACTCTTCAGCGATTTTGGCCTTCAGGGGCTTGACGCTGAACGCTACCTGGTGGAAACCGCAGGTATGAAAGGCCTTGACGTTCTCCGTTACTTCCTCGACCCGCAGATCAGTGAGAGGGAGGCTGAACGCTTGACCGAACTCAAGGACTTTCTCTACAGGGTGATGTCGCGAGAGCGCATCAAAGCGATGCCTGGCCTTGGAGGGTTTCTTGATGCCGCTGAAAAACGGGGAGTCCAGCTTGGAATCGGCACCGGTGCAGGCCCGAAAAACATTGAGTATGTCCTTGGCCTGCTGAACATGACCAATACCTTCCAAGCAATTGTTGATCCCTCACAGGTGCGCCACGGCAAACCGGAACCTGATATATTTTTGCGTGCAGCCTCCCTGCTCAACGCCGCACCTTCTGATTGCATTGTCTTTGAAGATGCTCTGCCGGGAGTTGAGGCTGCCCGGAAAGCGGGTATGCAGTGCGTTGCGGTGACAACAACCAACCAGGCCGATGCATTCAGCCAGTTCGACAATGTCCTGCAGATCATCGACGACTTTACCTCCCTTTGCCCTGATGATCTCTTGAGAAAACTCAATGAGAAGCAACCCATGACCCTCTTATAA
- the argS gene encoding arginine--tRNA ligase: MKEFFRPVISNALHSAGITTDKQIIIEQPADKKFGDFSTNIALLAAKECRRNPRELAQTIIEHLSFPPDTIAKIEVAGAGFINFYLTPLFIMQSVEQVLLDGDEYGKGESGKGEKAIVEYVSANPTGPLTIGRGRGGVLGDCIANLFATQGYAVTREYYFNDAGRQMQILGESVRFRYLERCGETIEFPATHYQGEYIGEIAEELFNDHGTALADSTDVQIFKKRAEEIIFASIRKTLERLGIRHDSFFNEHTLYTPDAGGVTGNQRVIDALREKEFIAEYDGATWFLTTKLGQEKDKVLIKSSGEPSYRLPDIAYHITKYERGFGMIVNVFGADHIDEYPDVLEALKILGYDTRHIKIAINQFVTTTVDGQTLKMSTRKGNADLLDDLIDDVGADATRLFFIMRSKDSHLNFDVELAKKQSKDNPVFYLQYAHARICSLLRMAQQEIGFDATSSPELHLLQRLTSPAELQLGSALLDYPDMIKTSLRLLEPQKMVEYLHSLAECFHRFYQECPILKAEPDIARARLFLSVATRQVLRNGFRILGVSAPESM; encoded by the coding sequence ATGAAAGAATTTTTTCGTCCGGTCATCAGCAATGCGCTCCATTCGGCAGGCATTACGACCGACAAACAAATCATTATTGAACAGCCCGCAGATAAAAAGTTTGGTGACTTTTCAACCAACATCGCCTTGCTTGCGGCCAAAGAGTGCAGGAGAAATCCCCGTGAACTGGCTCAGACTATTATAGAGCACCTGAGTTTTCCGCCTGATACCATTGCGAAAATTGAGGTGGCGGGAGCGGGCTTTATCAACTTTTATCTGACGCCGCTCTTTATCATGCAATCGGTTGAGCAGGTGCTGCTTGACGGGGATGAGTATGGAAAAGGGGAGTCTGGCAAGGGAGAGAAGGCTATCGTGGAATATGTCAGCGCCAATCCGACCGGGCCGCTGACCATAGGACGTGGCCGGGGCGGGGTGCTTGGAGACTGCATCGCCAACCTCTTTGCAACACAGGGTTACGCGGTTACCCGTGAATACTATTTCAATGATGCCGGACGGCAGATGCAGATTCTGGGTGAATCCGTGCGGTTCCGCTATCTGGAGCGCTGCGGTGAAACGATAGAGTTCCCTGCAACCCATTATCAGGGAGAGTACATCGGGGAGATTGCCGAAGAGCTGTTCAACGATCATGGAACGGCACTTGCCGATAGTACGGATGTGCAGATATTCAAAAAAAGAGCGGAAGAGATCATTTTTGCATCAATACGCAAGACCCTTGAACGCCTCGGCATACGGCACGACTCATTTTTCAATGAGCATACTCTTTACACGCCGGACGCAGGGGGAGTGACCGGGAACCAGAGAGTGATTGATGCTCTCAGGGAAAAAGAGTTCATTGCCGAATATGATGGCGCAACCTGGTTTTTGACAACAAAGCTTGGCCAGGAAAAGGACAAGGTGCTGATCAAGTCTTCAGGCGAACCGAGCTATAGGCTGCCGGATATTGCCTACCATATCACCAAGTATGAGCGGGGCTTCGGCATGATTGTCAATGTTTTTGGCGCTGATCATATCGATGAGTACCCTGACGTGCTTGAGGCTCTGAAGATTCTTGGTTACGATACCCGGCACATCAAGATTGCCATTAACCAGTTTGTGACAACAACGGTTGACGGACAAACGCTTAAAATGTCGACAAGAAAAGGCAATGCCGATCTGCTTGACGATCTGATTGACGATGTCGGAGCAGATGCTACCCGCCTCTTTTTTATCATGCGCAGCAAGGATTCGCACCTGAACTTCGACGTTGAGCTGGCAAAAAAACAGTCCAAGGATAATCCGGTCTTCTATCTGCAGTATGCCCATGCCCGAATCTGCAGCCTGTTGCGTATGGCTCAACAGGAGATTGGATTTGATGCCACTTCCAGCCCGGAGCTGCACCTGCTGCAACGGCTTACCTCTCCGGCAGAGCTTCAGCTTGGATCTGCCTTGCTTGATTATCCGGATATGATAAAAACAAGCCTGCGCCTGCTTGAACCTCAGAAAATGGTTGAATACCTGCACTCCCTGGCGGAATGTTTTCACCGTTTCTACCAGGAGTGCCCCATCCTCAAGGCGGAACCGGATATTGCGAGGGCAAGACTCTTTCTTTCAGTGGCAACACGACAGGTTTTGCGCAACGGATTCAGGATTCTCGGGGTTTCGGCTCCGGAATCGATGTAG
- the nadD gene encoding nicotinate (nicotinamide) nucleotide adenylyltransferase, with translation MHLALFGATFDPPHNGHLALCLFARELLGIDKLIVSVSNNPFKPESGRADVHRMRMAELLTQEINLTGAFSEVSGWELEKKQPSYTVDLLRYLRTLYPADKLTLLVGEDSFREFSKWKESETFCSLSDVVVFRRVSTQSESTPRPEIIPCEACISFVNFACDISSTLVRSVVASGRSISTLVPPSVHRYIMEYGLYAGEEHHATSIPEPKPRES, from the coding sequence GTGCATCTGGCACTCTTCGGCGCCACCTTTGATCCGCCGCACAATGGTCACCTGGCTCTCTGCCTTTTCGCCAGAGAGCTTCTTGGTATTGATAAACTCATTGTTTCTGTTTCAAATAACCCCTTCAAGCCGGAAAGTGGGAGAGCCGATGTGCACAGGATGCGCATGGCTGAGCTTCTCACTCAGGAAATCAATCTGACCGGCGCTTTCAGTGAGGTCAGCGGATGGGAGCTTGAAAAAAAGCAGCCATCCTATACCGTTGATCTCCTGCGCTATCTTCGTACTCTCTACCCTGCCGACAAGCTGACGCTGCTTGTCGGGGAGGACAGTTTCAGGGAATTTTCAAAGTGGAAAGAGTCAGAAACGTTTTGTTCCCTCTCTGATGTGGTGGTTTTCAGAAGAGTGTCAACACAATCAGAGAGCACACCGCGACCTGAAATCATCCCGTGTGAAGCGTGTATCAGCTTTGTCAATTTCGCCTGCGATATCTCCTCAACGCTTGTCAGGAGTGTTGTTGCCAGCGGACGCTCCATCTCCACTCTCGTTCCCCCCTCAGTGCATCGCTACATCATGGAGTATGGGCTCTACGCCGGGGAGGAGCATCATGCTACATCGATTCCGGAGCCGAAACCCCGAGAATCCTGA
- a CDS encoding outer membrane protein assembly factor BamD, which produces MSVNRFISRSALMLLATGLLMSSGCSSSKPAKISATTRVNEAYGKAVKMYDKRDYQGAALGLESLLFTSRATALEDDVLFLLAQSYYHSGQYLLAAEMFTKLQQQISSTPYARTAQFMLAKSYEQLSPHFELDQEHTAKAITQFATYLDLYPMVDSSKIASDVTTYRELLKINPDNASYKQSYATATTQFARIDTLRYAEKAIPVLREKLAKNTFFIARQYVQLKKYKAAGIFYDELIKRYPDTVYIKPAWEGKIDVLMKRKKWFDASQALDQYLQNFPDKQKDMEDNRDKIKQNTKS; this is translated from the coding sequence ATGTCGGTTAACAGATTTATTTCACGTTCAGCGCTGATGCTTTTGGCGACAGGGTTACTGATGAGTTCCGGTTGTTCATCCTCAAAACCGGCAAAGATCTCAGCAACCACTCGCGTTAACGAAGCCTATGGCAAAGCGGTGAAGATGTACGATAAAAGAGATTATCAGGGAGCCGCTCTCGGGCTTGAATCGCTGCTGTTTACCTCCAGGGCAACAGCGCTTGAGGATGATGTGCTCTTTCTTCTGGCCCAATCCTATTACCATTCCGGACAGTATCTGCTTGCTGCTGAAATGTTTACCAAGTTGCAGCAGCAAATATCCTCAACACCCTATGCAAGAACAGCCCAGTTTATGCTTGCCAAATCCTATGAACAGCTCTCTCCGCATTTTGAACTCGATCAGGAACATACCGCGAAAGCCATCACGCAGTTTGCAACCTATCTCGATCTCTATCCGATGGTTGATTCCTCGAAGATTGCCAGCGATGTCACAACATACCGTGAGCTGCTGAAAATCAATCCGGATAATGCCTCCTATAAGCAGAGCTATGCAACGGCAACCACTCAATTTGCCCGGATTGATACTTTGCGGTATGCAGAAAAGGCAATTCCTGTGCTGAGAGAAAAACTGGCAAAGAACACTTTTTTTATTGCTCGCCAGTATGTTCAGCTTAAAAAGTATAAAGCGGCAGGTATTTTTTATGACGAACTCATCAAGCGTTATCCGGATACCGTCTATATCAAGCCAGCCTGGGAAGGAAAGATTGATGTCTTGATGAAGCGAAAAAAATGGTTTGATGCCAGCCAGGCACTTGATCAGTACCTGCAGAATTTCCCTGATAAGCAGAAGGATATGGAGGATAACAGGGATAAAATCAAGCAAAACACTAAAAGCTGA
- the atpH gene encoding ATP synthase F1 subunit delta: MSTLIASRRYASALLSAAEEGNFLNQIVDELHVIKEVLEHSRDLVYALRSPLVKGDRKIHILEEIFKDSVGEKMFLFLRLVAHKKRAGLLPEIIDEFQILLDEKRGVINVDITSATALSDEQTAELVTKLAAFTGKEIRPRMAINEQFIGGVAVKIGDTIYDGSISHQLQMLRKSLVS; the protein is encoded by the coding sequence ATGTCAACTCTCATTGCAAGCCGTCGATATGCCTCCGCTCTCCTCTCAGCCGCTGAAGAGGGTAATTTTCTCAATCAGATTGTTGATGAGTTGCACGTGATCAAGGAGGTTCTTGAACACTCCCGTGATCTTGTCTATGCGTTGCGCAGCCCTCTCGTCAAAGGAGACAGGAAAATTCATATCCTTGAAGAGATCTTCAAGGACTCTGTCGGGGAAAAAATGTTTCTTTTTTTAAGGCTTGTTGCCCACAAGAAACGTGCCGGGCTCCTGCCTGAAATTATTGATGAGTTTCAGATTCTTCTTGATGAAAAGAGAGGGGTGATCAATGTCGATATAACCAGCGCCACGGCCCTTTCTGATGAGCAGACCGCAGAACTTGTTACGAAGCTTGCGGCCTTCACCGGCAAGGAAATACGTCCGAGGATGGCTATCAACGAGCAGTTTATTGGCGGGGTTGCTGTTAAAATTGGCGACACCATCTATGATGGCAGTATCAGTCATCAACTGCAAATGCTTCGCAAGAGTCTTGTTTCCTGA
- a CDS encoding F0F1 ATP synthase subunit B: MLTSGIILLAGSLLSPNPGLIFWTAITFVIVLLILKKIAWGPIIGALEEREKGIQSSIDRAHSAKEESEAILRKNRELLAKADAESDKIIREGKDYADKLRADITEKAQSEAKKMIATAKDEIEQEKRRALDVLRNEVADLAVKGAEKIIKTTLDADMQKKIVDSMIQDLSTKRN; the protein is encoded by the coding sequence ATGCTTACGTCGGGAATTATACTTCTTGCCGGTAGTCTTCTGAGTCCGAATCCCGGTCTTATTTTCTGGACCGCGATCACATTTGTGATTGTACTGCTTATTCTGAAGAAGATTGCCTGGGGCCCGATTATCGGCGCTCTGGAAGAGAGAGAAAAGGGAATTCAGTCCTCTATTGATCGTGCGCACAGCGCCAAGGAGGAGTCAGAGGCTATTTTGCGCAAAAACAGGGAACTTCTGGCAAAAGCCGATGCTGAATCAGATAAAATCATCCGTGAAGGAAAGGATTATGCCGATAAGCTTCGCGCCGATATCACTGAAAAGGCTCAGTCAGAAGCGAAAAAAATGATTGCAACGGCGAAAGATGAAATTGAACAGGAAAAACGCCGTGCGCTTGATGTGCTGAGAAACGAGGTGGCTGATCTTGCTGTTAAGGGAGCTGAAAAGATTATCAAAACAACTCTTGATGCCGACATGCAGAAAAAGATCGTTGACAGCATGATTCAGGATCTTTCAACAAAACGTAACTGA
- the atpE gene encoding ATP synthase F0 subunit C, whose product MEGLGFLGAGIGAGLAVIGAGLGIGNVAASAAEGVARQPEATADIRTTMIIAAALIEGVALFGEVICVLLALK is encoded by the coding sequence ATGGAAGGTTTGGGTTTTCTTGGAGCTGGTATAGGTGCTGGTCTTGCTGTAATCGGCGCTGGTCTTGGTATTGGTAATGTAGCAGCTTCTGCTGCAGAAGGCGTCGCCCGTCAGCCTGAAGCAACGGCTGATATCCGTACGACCATGATTATTGCAGCAGCTCTTATCGAAGGTGTTGCCCTGTTCGGTGAAGTTATCTGTGTGCTTCTTGCTCTTAAGTAA
- a CDS encoding F0F1 ATP synthase subunit A: MKRVNVIQAKAFLKVIALLVPLLLNANGPAFALTEQASTPPHDSVASVSAPTAEAAVAAHAHGEEKAGDVIMHHILDNDVFSFEPFGEVHLPKIPPIAGVDISITKHVVMLWVVSAILLILFSLVGSKYKKMTARQAPTGLVNAMEALVEFIRIDVAKANIGVGYEKYLNYLLTVFFFVLLCNLLGLVPYGATATGNINVTLTLATFTFFITQVAALKAHGIKGYLAHLTGGTHPALWIIMIPIEFIGLFTKPVALTIRLFANMTAGHIVILSLIFISFILQSYIVAVVMSVPFSIFIYLLELFVAFLQAFIFTMLSSLFIGLASAHEGHEEHEAGVAHH, from the coding sequence ATGAAACGGGTAAATGTCATACAGGCCAAAGCTTTTCTCAAGGTAATAGCACTCCTTGTACCTCTTCTGCTGAATGCGAACGGCCCCGCATTTGCTCTGACTGAACAGGCGTCCACTCCTCCTCACGACTCTGTGGCTTCGGTATCAGCCCCGACCGCTGAGGCTGCAGTTGCAGCTCACGCCCATGGAGAGGAAAAGGCGGGCGATGTTATCATGCATCATATCCTTGATAATGACGTCTTCTCTTTTGAGCCCTTTGGTGAGGTTCATCTCCCTAAAATCCCCCCAATCGCAGGTGTTGATATTTCAATTACCAAGCACGTTGTTATGCTCTGGGTGGTATCGGCAATTTTGTTGATTCTCTTTTCCCTGGTCGGCAGCAAATACAAGAAGATGACGGCTCGTCAGGCGCCAACGGGGTTGGTCAACGCCATGGAAGCGCTGGTTGAGTTCATCCGTATAGACGTCGCCAAGGCAAATATTGGTGTCGGGTATGAAAAGTACCTTAACTATCTCCTTACCGTCTTCTTTTTTGTCCTGTTATGTAATCTTCTCGGCCTTGTTCCCTATGGAGCAACGGCGACTGGCAACATCAATGTCACGCTTACTCTTGCTACGTTTACCTTCTTTATAACACAGGTTGCGGCACTGAAAGCGCATGGCATCAAAGGCTATCTGGCTCATCTGACAGGCGGAACTCACCCGGCGCTCTGGATTATCATGATTCCGATTGAGTTTATCGGGTTATTTACCAAGCCTGTTGCACTGACCATCCGGTTGTTTGCTAATATGACTGCTGGCCATATTGTGATTCTCAGTCTGATTTTTATCAGCTTTATTCTGCAGAGCTATATCGTGGCTGTTGTCATGTCGGTTCCGTTCTCAATTTTTATCTACCTGCTTGAGCTGTTTGTTGCTTTCCTTCAGGCGTTTATCTTTACGATGCTCTCGTCGCTCTTTATTGGTCTTGCTTCGGCACACGAAGGACATGAGGAGCATGAGGCAGGGGTTGCTCACCATTGA
- a CDS encoding AtpZ/AtpI family protein yields the protein MKTPDEERFSEQFGRSARALSDYMGLGLQIAASFVFFVLLGYWADSRFGTSPLLFLAGVAIGMFGMVLLLMKVVRSANKKK from the coding sequence ATGAAAACACCTGATGAGGAACGGTTTTCCGAGCAGTTTGGGCGTTCTGCCCGGGCCCTGTCAGATTATATGGGCCTTGGCTTGCAGATTGCAGCAAGTTTTGTGTTTTTTGTGTTGCTTGGGTATTGGGCCGACAGCCGGTTTGGTACCTCGCCACTGCTCTTTCTGGCCGGGGTTGCAATTGGCATGTTTGGTATGGTACTTTTGCTCATGAAGGTCGTGCGGTCAGCAAACAAAAAAAAATAG
- the pgeF gene encoding peptidoglycan editing factor PgeF, whose protein sequence is MNPKTSVSAAQTALSEKYIVPECFRHYDELIALQSTRNGGVSEGAYCSLNVGRNTLDGEEKVRENTRRLCTAAGIDPERMVFSDQVHGTEILCAEKPGHYRGYDALITDKKELYLCIFTADCYPLLIYDPRHKVTGAIHAGWRGSAGNIVIKTIEAMRMNFNSLPAECVAYIGTGISPGAYEVSREVAMEFPPDSRQRSTRSQDEEKYLLDLGMINYRQLLTSGIPPSNIERSALCSAGDSNLFFSYRRDQGITGRMVSLIGVRFSEHGQHE, encoded by the coding sequence ATGAACCCAAAAACAAGCGTGAGTGCGGCTCAAACAGCCCTCTCGGAAAAATATATCGTGCCTGAATGCTTCCGTCATTATGACGAACTCATTGCACTGCAGAGCACCAGAAACGGTGGAGTAAGCGAAGGCGCCTATTGCTCACTGAACGTTGGAAGAAATACCCTGGATGGTGAAGAAAAGGTTCGGGAAAACACCCGGCGCCTCTGCACAGCAGCAGGCATTGACCCTGAAAGAATGGTCTTCTCCGATCAGGTGCACGGCACGGAAATACTTTGCGCCGAAAAACCAGGACATTACCGGGGCTATGATGCACTCATTACGGACAAAAAAGAGCTTTACCTCTGCATCTTTACTGCCGACTGCTACCCTCTGCTCATCTACGACCCGCGCCATAAGGTCACCGGAGCGATTCATGCCGGATGGAGAGGAAGTGCAGGAAATATTGTCATAAAAACGATTGAAGCGATGCGGATGAACTTCAACTCCCTGCCCGCTGAGTGTGTAGCCTATATCGGCACAGGAATTTCTCCCGGAGCCTATGAGGTTAGTCGTGAGGTAGCCATGGAGTTTCCTCCGGATAGCCGACAGCGCTCAACACGCTCACAGGATGAGGAAAAATACCTGCTTGATCTGGGCATGATCAACTACCGGCAGCTTCTGACATCAGGAATTCCACCCTCGAATATTGAACGCTCAGCGCTATGCTCGGCTGGCGACAGCAACCTGTTTTTTTCCTACCGGCGTGATCAGGGAATAACTGGCCGCATGGTCAGCCTTATTGGCGTCAGATTCTCTGAACACGGGCAACACGAATAG
- a CDS encoding acetyl-CoA hydrolase/transferase family protein, protein MNYCTLSAEDAVARIKSGDRVFLHTAAATPQRLIDAMVQRADELRNVEIVSLHTEGDASYVKPEYRDSFRLNAFFVGRNVRKAVQEGDGDSIPVFLSDIPSLFYNKVLPLDVALVHVSPPDRHGYCSLGVSVDVALAAVHAAKVVIAQVNPNMPRTHGEGMLHISKIHALFDVDDALLETPRHVLTDTEISIGRHIASIVEDGATLQMGIGAIPDAVLAALSGHRDLGIHSEMFSDGVIDLVKKGVINGRKKRTHKEIIVASFLVGTRKLYDFVDDNPLVEMLPSDYVNDTREIRKNPRVTAINSALEIDMSGQVCGDSIGQKYFSGFGGQMDFIRGAALSEGGKPIIALPSTTKAGLSRIVPQLKPGAGVVTTRAHVQYVVTEYGIVNLHGKNLRQRAEALATIAHPDFREEICRQAHALYGTYGRSFM, encoded by the coding sequence ATGAATTATTGTACGCTTTCCGCAGAAGATGCGGTAGCCAGAATTAAGTCGGGGGACAGGGTTTTCTTGCATACTGCGGCAGCAACTCCGCAGCGCTTGATTGATGCAATGGTGCAGCGCGCTGATGAGCTGAGAAATGTTGAAATTGTCAGCCTGCACACCGAGGGTGATGCTTCCTATGTAAAGCCCGAGTATCGTGATAGTTTCAGATTGAATGCTTTTTTTGTGGGCAGGAATGTTCGTAAGGCGGTTCAGGAAGGTGATGGGGATTCCATTCCGGTTTTTCTGAGCGATATTCCTTCTCTTTTTTACAACAAGGTGTTGCCGCTTGATGTCGCTCTTGTCCATGTCTCCCCTCCTGACCGTCATGGTTACTGCTCTCTGGGAGTTTCGGTTGACGTTGCTCTTGCTGCTGTACATGCTGCAAAGGTGGTTATTGCCCAGGTAAATCCGAATATGCCGCGCACGCATGGCGAAGGAATGCTTCATATCAGCAAGATTCATGCTTTGTTTGATGTGGATGACGCCCTCCTTGAGACTCCCCGCCATGTGTTAACTGATACCGAGATCAGTATCGGACGCCATATTGCATCCATTGTCGAAGATGGCGCTACACTGCAGATGGGTATCGGTGCAATTCCGGATGCCGTTCTTGCTGCGCTTTCCGGTCACAGGGATTTGGGTATTCATTCCGAGATGTTTTCTGACGGGGTGATTGATCTGGTCAAAAAAGGGGTGATCAATGGTCGCAAAAAACGAACCCACAAAGAGATTATTGTCGCAAGCTTTCTTGTTGGCACGCGGAAGCTTTATGACTTTGTTGATGATAACCCGCTCGTTGAAATGCTTCCCTCCGATTATGTTAATGATACACGGGAGATAAGGAAAAACCCCCGGGTGACCGCTATCAACAGCGCTCTTGAAATTGATATGTCCGGTCAGGTCTGTGGTGATTCCATCGGGCAGAAATATTTCTCCGGTTTTGGAGGACAGATGGACTTTATTCGGGGTGCAGCCCTCTCGGAAGGGGGAAAACCGATTATTGCCCTGCCGTCAACAACAAAGGCCGGACTGTCAAGAATTGTTCCACAACTTAAGCCGGGAGCAGGCGTTGTAACGACCAGGGCTCATGTGCAGTATGTGGTGACCGAGTATGGGATTGTGAATCTGCATGGAAAAAATCTCCGCCAGAGAGCCGAAGCATTGGCAACGATTGCTCATCCTGATTTCAGAGAGGAGATTTGTCGTCAAGCTCATGCACTTTATGGTACTTACGGCCGGAGCTTTATGTAA